A window of Brachybacterium fresconis contains these coding sequences:
- a CDS encoding DUF3054 domain-containing protein — protein sequence MFRSLGALVGDLLVVILFVTIGFLQHGTPLTSQNIILVGWPFAVGVLLGHLAIRAWNAPFRIWPHGVFVWAITLAASMAIRTLFSYGTEVSFIITTAIVTGVLMLGWRAVALFLTRGERKRPRVVTGAEAAEIDQAAVTAAGSDGDEPNGTASSRTASGGTASDETGTGETAAGEPTGADIPPSGRDTSR from the coding sequence ATGTTCCGTTCCCTGGGTGCCCTGGTCGGCGACCTGCTGGTCGTCATCCTCTTCGTCACGATCGGCTTCCTGCAGCATGGCACGCCGCTGACCTCGCAGAACATCATCCTGGTGGGCTGGCCGTTCGCCGTCGGCGTGCTGCTGGGACATCTCGCGATCCGTGCCTGGAACGCCCCGTTCCGGATCTGGCCCCACGGCGTGTTCGTGTGGGCGATCACCCTGGCGGCCTCCATGGCGATCCGCACGCTCTTCTCCTACGGCACCGAAGTGTCGTTCATCATCACCACCGCGATCGTCACCGGCGTGCTGATGCTCGGCTGGCGCGCGGTCGCTCTGTTCCTCACCCGCGGCGAGCGGAAGCGCCCCCGGGTCGTCACCGGTGCCGAGGCGGCCGAGATCGACCAGGCCGCGGTGACGGCGGCGGGGAGCGACGGGGACGAGCCGAACGGGACCGCATCGAGCAGGACCGCATCGGGTGGGACCGCATCGGACGAGACCGGGACGGGCGAGACCGCAGCGGGCGAGCCGACCGGTGCCGACATCCCGCCGTCAGGACGCGACACCTCCCGCTGA
- a CDS encoding histidinol-phosphate transaminase: MPETSASTTAPAALPVPRDGIVGAAPYGAPQLEVEHALNVNENPYGPSPELAAAIGRAAAEAAVGLNRYPDREALALRADLGAYLAAESDVRAPAPEAVWAANGSNEVMHQLLLSYGGPGRTALGFTPHYSMYPEYARDTYTDWVTAERGPAPDFALTAQDVTAAIAAHRPNIVVLTSPNNPTGTALTLDVVEAAADALAATRGLLVVDEAYSEFRRDGVPSALTLLDAHPNLVVTRTMSKAFALAGARLGYLVADPAVVDSVRVVRLPYHLSAVTQAVARTALAHREELLGKVALLRTERDVLAAHLIGRGHAVAPSDANFILFRTFAHRDAVFEALLARSVLVRAVGPDGWLRVSVGTPENNAAFRTALEEADPR; encoded by the coding sequence ATGCCCGAGACCTCTGCTTCGACCACGGCCCCTGCCGCGCTGCCCGTGCCGCGCGACGGCATCGTGGGTGCCGCCCCGTACGGCGCCCCGCAGCTCGAGGTCGAGCATGCGCTCAACGTCAACGAGAACCCCTACGGGCCCTCCCCGGAGCTGGCCGCGGCGATCGGCCGCGCCGCCGCGGAGGCGGCCGTCGGACTGAACCGCTATCCGGATCGGGAGGCCCTCGCCCTGCGCGCCGACCTCGGGGCATACCTCGCCGCGGAATCCGACGTCCGGGCCCCCGCCCCCGAGGCGGTCTGGGCCGCCAACGGCTCCAACGAGGTCATGCACCAGCTGCTGCTGTCCTACGGCGGCCCCGGCCGCACCGCCCTGGGGTTCACGCCCCACTACTCCATGTACCCGGAGTACGCGCGCGACACCTACACGGACTGGGTCACCGCCGAACGGGGCCCGGCCCCCGACTTCGCGCTGACCGCGCAGGACGTCACCGCGGCGATCGCCGCCCACCGCCCGAACATCGTCGTGCTGACCAGCCCGAACAACCCCACCGGCACCGCGCTCACGCTCGACGTGGTCGAGGCCGCCGCGGACGCCCTGGCCGCCACCCGCGGTCTGCTGGTGGTCGACGAGGCCTACAGCGAGTTCCGCCGCGACGGGGTGCCCAGCGCGCTGACCCTGCTGGATGCCCATCCGAACCTCGTGGTCACCCGCACCATGTCCAAGGCCTTCGCCCTGGCCGGGGCCCGGCTGGGCTACCTGGTGGCCGACCCGGCCGTCGTCGACTCCGTCCGTGTCGTGCGCCTGCCCTACCACCTCTCGGCCGTCACCCAGGCCGTCGCCCGCACCGCCCTCGCCCATCGCGAGGAGCTGCTGGGCAAGGTCGCGCTGCTGCGGACCGAGCGCGACGTCCTGGCCGCGCACCTGATCGGGCGCGGTCACGCCGTCGCACCGTCCGACGCGAACTTCATCCTCTTCCGCACCTTCGCCCACCGGGACGCCGTGTTCGAGGCCCTCCTGGCGCGCAGCGTGCTCGTCCGGGCCGTCGGCCCCGACGGCTGGCTGCGCGTATCCGTGGGCACACCCGAGAACAACGCCGCATTCCGCACCGCCCTCGAGGAGGCCGACCCCCGATGA
- the hisB gene encoding imidazoleglycerol-phosphate dehydratase HisB: MTDPASAAAARPSRRASIARTTRESSVEVTLDVDGTGQVDISTSVPFFDHMLTALGTHARFDLKVSATGDTHIDAHHTVEDTAIVLGQALREALGDKRGIARFGDAMVPLDEALAQAVVDLSGRPYCVHSGESEAQALHLIGGHFTGSLTRHVFESLAHHAAICLHIRLLDGRDPHHVVEAQFKALARALRAACAVDDRVLDVPSTKGAL, translated from the coding sequence ATGACCGATCCCGCTTCCGCCGCCGCTGCGCGCCCGTCCCGCCGCGCCAGCATCGCCCGCACGACGCGGGAATCCTCCGTCGAGGTCACCCTCGACGTCGACGGGACCGGCCAGGTGGACATCTCCACCTCCGTGCCGTTCTTCGACCACATGCTCACGGCGCTGGGCACCCACGCGCGCTTCGACCTGAAGGTGTCGGCGACAGGTGATACTCATATCGATGCGCACCACACCGTCGAGGACACCGCGATCGTGCTCGGCCAGGCGCTGCGCGAGGCGCTGGGCGACAAGAGGGGCATCGCCCGCTTCGGCGACGCCATGGTGCCCCTGGACGAGGCCCTCGCGCAGGCCGTGGTCGACCTCTCCGGCCGCCCCTACTGCGTGCACTCCGGCGAGAGCGAGGCGCAGGCCCTGCACCTGATCGGCGGGCACTTCACCGGCTCGCTGACCCGTCACGTCTTCGAGTCGCTCGCCCACCACGCCGCGATCTGCCTGCACATCCGCCTGCTCGACGGGCGCGACCCCCACCACGTCGTCGAGGCGCAGTTCAAGGCGCTCGCCCGCGCGCTGCGCGCCGCCTGCGCCGTCGACGACCGCGTGCTGGACGTGCCCTCCACGAAGGGAGCGCTGTGA
- a CDS encoding glucoamylase family protein: MHPIDRRTLLTVPLLGAGAFAGTAAGTSAAAAAPPGPAGTGVPPVAPAGLTRPTTGSDRGDDALLRRWAADTWHCLDTMTVRETGLISDAIDADLSGHSGNTSPTNIGGSLWSVLIARELGLITPGHARNRIARTLASLEQMDHHEPSGMFFNWYDERDGSVLRTWPGSGDPVVPFVSSVDMGWLGAALHVVAQADPSNRRRARRLFDAMRWDVFFDREVDAQPGQTIGGFWVEDPGRDGVHLRPLFGGIPGADVWYHSEHHYDTAVSEARMVTYLGIMTGQIPAGAYYTTYRTFPPEWTWPEMPPVGDWTEHEGVAVFEGAHTYRGMEIVPGWGGSMFEELMPDLFVPEAAWGPHSWGRNHPLHVRAQREHGLDEAGYGYWGFSPSSDPHAGYREYGVDALGLNPTGYYSDAAGTDWHQGEPYPQGLDGVVTPHAAALALQHERDSALENLSRIETELGAYGPGGFHDAVAVRSGVIARRHLSLDQSMVLGALGNVLLDEQLHEWFATDEVAARLRPVIEQEVFRAHG; encoded by the coding sequence GTGCACCCCATCGACCGACGCACCCTGCTCACCGTCCCGCTGCTGGGCGCCGGCGCCTTCGCCGGCACCGCTGCGGGAACCTCCGCCGCTGCGGCCGCGCCGCCCGGCCCCGCCGGGACCGGCGTCCCGCCGGTCGCCCCGGCCGGACTCACCCGGCCCACGACGGGCTCCGACCGCGGGGACGACGCCCTGCTGCGCCGCTGGGCGGCGGACACCTGGCATTGTCTGGACACCATGACCGTCCGAGAGACGGGACTGATCTCCGACGCGATCGACGCGGACCTCTCCGGTCACTCCGGCAACACCTCGCCGACGAACATCGGCGGCTCCCTGTGGTCCGTCCTGATCGCCCGCGAGCTGGGGCTGATCACCCCCGGTCACGCGCGCAATCGCATCGCCCGCACCCTCGCGTCGCTCGAGCAGATGGACCACCACGAACCCTCGGGCATGTTCTTCAACTGGTACGACGAGCGGGACGGCTCGGTGCTGCGCACCTGGCCCGGCTCCGGCGATCCCGTGGTCCCCTTCGTCTCCAGCGTCGACATGGGCTGGCTCGGCGCCGCGCTGCACGTGGTCGCGCAGGCCGACCCGTCCAACCGGCGCCGCGCCCGTCGGCTCTTCGACGCGATGCGCTGGGACGTGTTCTTCGACCGAGAGGTCGACGCCCAGCCCGGGCAGACCATCGGCGGCTTCTGGGTCGAGGACCCCGGCCGCGACGGGGTCCACCTGCGCCCGCTGTTCGGCGGCATCCCGGGCGCGGACGTCTGGTACCACAGCGAGCACCACTACGACACCGCCGTCTCCGAGGCCCGCATGGTCACCTACCTGGGAATCATGACCGGCCAGATCCCCGCCGGCGCCTACTACACGACCTACCGCACCTTCCCGCCCGAGTGGACCTGGCCCGAGATGCCGCCGGTGGGGGACTGGACCGAGCACGAGGGCGTGGCCGTCTTCGAAGGCGCCCATACCTACCGCGGGATGGAGATCGTGCCCGGCTGGGGCGGCTCGATGTTCGAGGAGCTGATGCCGGACCTGTTCGTGCCCGAGGCCGCCTGGGGCCCGCACAGCTGGGGGAGGAATCACCCCCTGCACGTGCGCGCACAGCGCGAGCACGGCCTCGACGAGGCCGGCTACGGCTACTGGGGCTTCTCGCCCAGCTCCGATCCCCATGCCGGATACCGCGAGTACGGCGTCGACGCGCTCGGGCTGAACCCCACCGGCTACTATTCCGACGCGGCCGGCACGGACTGGCACCAGGGGGAGCCCTACCCGCAGGGCCTCGACGGCGTCGTCACCCCGCACGCCGCCGCGCTGGCGCTGCAGCACGAGCGCGACTCCGCGCTCGAGAACCTCTCGCGGATCGAGACCGAGCTGGGCGCCTACGGCCCCGGTGGATTCCACGACGCGGTGGCGGTGCGCTCCGGCGTCATCGCCCGCCGTCACCTCTCCCTGGACCAGTCGATGGTCCTCGGGGCTCTCGGCAACGTGCTGCTGGACGAGCAGCTGCACGAGTGGTTCGCCACCGACGAGGTCGCCGCACGGCTGCGCCCCGTGATCGAGCAGGAGGTCTTCCGTGCCCACGGCTGA
- a CDS encoding glycoside hydrolase family 3 protein yields MPTADRSRPRLVGAADGTPYRDLNRNGVMDPFEDPRRMPAERAEDLLGRLSLAEKVGLMFHTVIETGPDGTLLDEPGAISKSGTEEVVLGKAMNHFNVHGLESAGAAARWHNRLQELAESAPHGIPVTVSTDPRHGDAQNAGASWATSFFSLWPEPLGIGALADVELVRDWADTVRREYTAVGIRAALHPVADLAADPRWARQRECFGQDPQEVARLVAAALEGLRGAEGEASVQATVKHFPGAGPQKDGEDAHFPYGRDQVYPGGRFEEHLQPFRVAVEAGAEAIMPYYGRPVGLERGGEQIEEVGFGFNRQMLTGLLREELGYEGVILSDWELVNDNHVGDQVLPARAWGVEHLTPSQRMARILEAGADQFGGEECMELLLDLVRDGTVAEERVTASARRLLRAKFVLGLFDDPYVDESAADDLVGTAADRRRGHEAQAHSVVVLHDDGRVLPLLTATGSTRIYAEGVADEVIADLGVRVGSPAEAEVALVRLGAPFQPRDDLFLESWFHQGDLGFPPGLAHRLARIRTDCPLILDVDLDRAAVLTSIVGECDALTGSFGISGAAWADAISGVLPPRGRLPIELPRSMEAVRAADEDVPGGTADPLYPRGHGLEIDQVISSRR; encoded by the coding sequence GTGCCCACGGCTGACCGCTCCCGTCCCCGTCTCGTCGGTGCCGCGGACGGCACCCCGTACCGGGACCTGAACCGCAACGGCGTGATGGACCCCTTCGAGGATCCGCGCCGCATGCCCGCCGAGCGCGCCGAGGACCTGCTGGGCCGGCTCTCCCTGGCCGAGAAGGTCGGGCTCATGTTCCACACCGTGATCGAGACCGGTCCGGACGGCACCCTGCTGGACGAGCCCGGGGCGATCTCGAAGTCCGGGACCGAGGAGGTGGTGCTCGGCAAGGCCATGAACCACTTCAACGTCCACGGTCTGGAGAGCGCGGGTGCGGCGGCCCGCTGGCACAATCGGCTCCAGGAGCTCGCCGAGTCCGCTCCGCACGGCATCCCCGTCACCGTCTCCACCGATCCCCGCCATGGCGACGCGCAGAACGCGGGCGCCTCCTGGGCGACCTCGTTCTTCTCCCTGTGGCCGGAGCCGCTGGGGATCGGTGCTCTCGCCGATGTCGAGCTGGTCCGCGATTGGGCCGACACCGTGCGGCGCGAATACACCGCCGTCGGGATCCGTGCGGCGCTGCATCCGGTGGCGGATCTCGCCGCCGACCCGCGATGGGCCCGTCAGCGCGAATGCTTCGGCCAGGACCCGCAGGAGGTCGCGCGTCTGGTCGCCGCGGCCCTCGAGGGTCTGCGCGGCGCCGAGGGCGAGGCGTCGGTGCAGGCCACCGTCAAGCATTTCCCGGGCGCCGGCCCGCAGAAGGACGGCGAGGACGCGCACTTCCCCTACGGTCGGGACCAGGTCTACCCGGGAGGGCGGTTCGAGGAGCACCTGCAGCCGTTCCGGGTGGCCGTCGAGGCGGGGGCCGAGGCGATCATGCCCTACTACGGCCGGCCCGTCGGCCTGGAGCGCGGCGGCGAGCAGATCGAGGAGGTCGGCTTCGGCTTCAACCGCCAGATGCTCACCGGACTGCTGCGCGAGGAGCTCGGCTACGAGGGCGTCATCCTCAGCGACTGGGAGCTGGTGAACGACAACCACGTCGGCGACCAGGTGCTGCCGGCCCGCGCTTGGGGTGTCGAGCACCTCACGCCCTCCCAGCGCATGGCCCGGATCCTCGAGGCGGGAGCCGACCAGTTCGGCGGCGAGGAGTGCATGGAGCTGCTGCTGGACCTGGTCCGCGACGGCACCGTCGCCGAGGAGCGGGTGACCGCCTCGGCCCGCCGCCTGCTGCGGGCGAAGTTCGTTCTCGGCCTGTTCGACGACCCCTACGTCGACGAGTCCGCGGCCGACGACCTCGTCGGCACGGCGGCGGACCGACGCCGCGGCCACGAGGCGCAGGCGCACAGTGTGGTGGTCCTGCACGATGACGGCCGGGTCCTGCCGCTGCTGACCGCGACGGGCAGCACCCGGATCTACGCCGAGGGCGTGGCCGACGAGGTCATCGCCGACCTCGGGGTGAGGGTCGGCTCCCCGGCCGAGGCGGAGGTGGCGCTGGTGCGGCTCGGTGCTCCGTTCCAGCCCCGCGACGACCTGTTCCTGGAATCCTGGTTCCACCAGGGCGACCTCGGGTTCCCGCCCGGTCTCGCCCACCGGCTGGCCCGGATCCGCACGGACTGCCCGCTGATCCTGGACGTCGACCTCGATCGCGCCGCGGTGCTGACCAGCATCGTGGGGGAGTGCGACGCCCTGACCGGCAGCTTCGGCATCTCCGGTGCGGCCTGGGCCGATGCGATCAGCGGCGTGCTCCCGCCGCGCGGACGCCTGCCGATCGAGCTGCCGCGCTCCATGGAGGCGGTGCGGGCCGCGGACGAGGACGTGCCCGGCGGGACCGCCGACCCGCTGTATCCCCGCGGCCACGGCCTCGAGATCGACCAGGTGATCAGCAGCCGGCGGTGA